One window of the Saccopteryx leptura isolate mSacLep1 chromosome 9, mSacLep1_pri_phased_curated, whole genome shotgun sequence genome contains the following:
- the LOC136381392 gene encoding zinc finger protein 25-like isoform X3 has product MLETYRHLVAVGYCVTKPSIIFKLKQGKEPWLLELPRRKYPDQSNSHDPGARCQETQAENSRTGELTNQKTQTGVKTYTCDECRKSFCQQSALLAHQHTHSQDKASERVKSGSGNRDLTRHQKTNTREKTFECKECKKTFYHLSSLSRHLRTHAGEKPYECDQCEKSFYQKPHLVEHQKTHTGEKPFECTECGKFFYVKAYLVVHQKTHTGEKPFECKECGKYFSQKSHLTVHQRTHTGEKPYKCKECGKSFSRNSHLKTHQRTHTGEKPYECRECRKCFYQKSALTVHQRTHTGEKPFECSKCGKHFYYKSDLTKHERKHTGEKPYKCKECGKSFSVNSILRLHQRTHTGEKPYECKECGKLFSQKSHYIIHQRKHTGEKPYECQKCKKTFIQRSELTAHQKTHTQGKCS; this is encoded by the exons ACCAGTCAAATAGTCATGACCCAGGAGCAAGATGCCAGGAAACCCAAGCTGAAAATTCAAG GACTGGCGAACTCACAAATCAGAAAACTCAAACTGGAGTGAAAACCTATACATGCGATGAATGTAGGAAGTCTTTCTGCCAGCAGTCGGCTCTGCTAGCACATCAGCACACTCATTCACAGGACAAGGCCAGTGAGCGTGTGAAATCTGGCTCTGGGAATAGAGACCTCACAagacatcagaaaacaaacaccaGAGAGAAAACCTTTGAATGCAAAGAATGTAAGAAGACTTTCTACCACCTGTCATCTCTCAGTAGACATTTGAGAACTCAtgcaggggagaaaccctatgaatgtgaTCAGTGTGAGAAGTCCTTCTACCAGAAGCCACACCTTGTAGAACACCAGAAaacacacacaggagagaaaccctttGAATGTACTGAATGTGGAAAGTTTTTCTATGTCAAGGCATACCTGGTGGTACATCAGAAAACACACACGGGGGAGAAACCATttgaatgtaaggaatgtgggaaatACTTCTCCCAGAAATCTCACCTTACAGTACATCAAAGAACACatacaggggagaaaccctataaatgtaaggaatgtggaaAATCCTTCTCTAGAAATTCACACCTCAAAACTCATCAGAgaactcacactggagagaagccctatgaatGTCGTGAATGTCGGAAGTGCTTCTACCAGAAGTCTGCCCTCACAGTACATCAGCGAACTcacacaggggagaaaccctTTGAATGTAGTAAATGTGGGAAACACTTTTATTATAAATCTGACCTTACTAAACATGAAAGAaaacacacaggagagaaaccctataaatgtaaggaatgtggTAAGTCTTTCTCTGTGAACTCAATCCTGAGGTTACATCAAAGgactcacactggagagaaaccttatgaATGTAAGGAGTGTGGGAAACTCTTCTCCCAGAAGTCACATTATATCATACACCAGAGAAAAcacacaggggagaaaccctatgaatgtcaAAAGTGTAAGAAAACTTTTATCCAGAGATCAGAACTCACTGCACAtcagaagacacacacacagggaaagtgCTCATAA